GGCGCGACCAGAGCCTCGGGGGCGAGACCTCGTGCGAAGACCAGGGAGGACCCGGCGCAGGCCCGCCGCCGCCACCCTGCGGGGCAccgaggaggagggaagggaaggtcgGAGGAGAAAGCGCCGGCCTCAGTCGGGAGCGCCTCGGACTTTGCGGCAGCGTCGCGGGAGGCTGGACGCGCAGCGCCGGCCCCAGACCTGCCCGGGAGGAAGGGTCCCCAGGCTGCAGGGCCGGGCCGAGCCGCGCTCCGAGGGAGCCCTCTGCACGGAGCCCGGCGCCTGAGCGAGGGGAGCGGGAAGCGCGACGGGGGCGGCGCAGACGCCGGGAAGACTGGGGCGCAGGAGCCGCGGCGGGGGCGATACGCGCGGCGGGCCCGGGGCGGGGAGATCTGGGGGTTCCGGGGGGACCGGGGGACGGGAGTCCGGGGGACTCGGGCCGGCGGGCTCCAGGCGCCCCGAGGGAGGACGGCCGCGGCTCCGGCCCGCGTCGCTCTGGTTTTCAGACAAACCCAGTCGGAGGAGTCCGCGGCCGGGACGCCTCCACGCGCCCTCCGTCTCCACGGCAACGGGCCGCGTCCCCGCGCCGAGGGCCCCAGAGCCGCGCCTCGTCTCGCCGACGCGAGGTGACGCACTTCCGGCGGGAGTCCCGCCTCCTCCCGCCAGGGGGCGTGACCGCGAGCTCCGCGCCCCGGCTGCGCTGGCCTCGGGTCCCGGCGGCGGGGCGCCCCCCCCTTTGCCCGGTCCGCACGAGCCCGGTCCTCGGTGGCCTCCCGGGTGCCAGGGTCTCGGCGCCCAACCGGACAAGCAGCCCGGCTCCTTCCAGTCCAGGCGCCGCGGCTCGGCTCCGCGCCCCCGGCCCGCGGCGCGGTGACAGGTCCGCCGAGGCCGCCGCCGCCTTCTGACGACGTGCACTACACGCTGTCCGATGTGAACGCGCCTTCCGTCGGCGTTTGGCGCAGAGGCGAGCCCGGGTCCTTCCCCGGAGCAGGGCGGGAGGCTTCCCGTCACTCTCGGGACTCGGGCCGGGATTCCTTCCCTCAGGTCCCGCCTCCTGCGGTCGCGTGCGTCACCGCCGCCGCGGAGCCTCCTGGGAGTTGTGGTTCAGACTCTCCCCCCCGCCTCCGGCGCCAGTGGGCTGCAGACTACAACTCCCGGCAGGCCCCGCGGCGGCCCCAGGAGCCCCGGGATCGGGGTCCTCGGCAGCCTCAGCCGGTGGTCGCGGCGCGACAGGGCGGCCCGGCTGGCGGGGTTGAGCAGCAGCGGGGCCGCGGGCGGGCTGTCCCACACACCGAGGCCGCTCGGCAGGCCACTGGCAGATAGACTCGGCGCTTTTCGGCCCCTGGCGCCCCCAGGCCGAGCGGGCGGGACGCAAACTTACGGGCAAGTGGAGGGGTCGACGGGGGCACTAGGGTCTGGCCGCGACCCGGGCCTGGGGCGGCTTCCCGAGGAAGGGGGATGGGACCTCAGGAGGCGGGGCGGCCCCGGGCTGGTGGGGCGGGGTCACGCTTGGGGGTGCGCGTCCGCCCTGCCCAgtccggcccggcccggcccgccccCGCTGTCCCCGCGGAGCCTCGGCCGGGACGCAGCGCCGGGCCCTGACGTCTGCAGCGCCCAGGCCACCAGCCCTCCGGCTCCGCTCCCGGCGGCAGGTCGTGTTCGGGCGCTGCGGCTCCTACGCGCGCCAGACGGACTGCTGCAGCGGGAGCGAGGCCGCCAGAGCCCAGGGAGCCCCGCGAGGCGGGAGGCAGGCCCCCGGGGCAGCGCTGGGCCTCGCGGTGTTGGCTCGGAAATGGGCTTGTAGACAGCGGGCAGCCCAGGAGCAGACCGGCCGGCTCCGTCCGCCCGCCGCGGTCCGGTCGGCGGTGCTAACTGTGCGTCTTGGCATCTCCCAGGCGCCACAGGGCCGGATGGCTCTGGGCTTGGACGCTCGGCACGGCTAGAGGCCAATCCCCCGGTCTCCAGGCGCCAGGGCTGCAGCCGGCAGGCTCAAGGCGGGCAGGGGGGGCGACTGGACGACCAGACAGGTGAGCTCTTGACAAGCTTGTGCTGTGACGGTTTGGATCTGCTGTTTCATCCTGTGGTTTCTGTTCGAGGCCGTGTCAGAGGAGTTTGGGTTGTTTCTGAGCGTGTGCGTCTGTGTGCGGGGGGCTGATCACGCGGCTTGCCAGTCCTCTGCGTTCAGAACCCATTGAAGAAACAAGGCGGGGTGCCGGACAGGCTTTTTCTGGTGGGCACCTGCCGGGCAGGGGCTGAGGCAGGCCAAATGGGAGCCTTGGCAAATGCAGCCCTTCCTGGCAGGTCCCCTCCTGGCCTGTTGCTCCAGATGCAACAAGTGTCTGAAGGCCTGGTCCCCGCGCCGAGTGGCCCGTGCAGTGGTTGGGGCAGGACGTCCCGGTCTGCAGGGCTTCCATCTCGGCCGAGATTCAGGTGATGGAGCCCTGTCCTTCCTTCGGGCCTTCCACCAGCAGGTGTCTTCTTGCTGGGCCAagttggggttcctgggtgctCTGTCTCAGGGCTTCCTCCCAGTCACTAATGGGTCAGACTCCCCAGCACTCAGAATGTCCACCTTTGTCTTAGCCAGACCTGCTGCATGACAGGAGCCCGTGATGCACCAAGTTTTGCCGGTTGACTGTGCCCCACATGGTGTCGCTCAGACAGCATCGCCGGgcacagctggaggccagggaaagGAGTGACGGCCGCCTGTGGCACGTCATGTCAGCGTCAAGTAACTGTTCTTCTGAATAAAGGCAACTTGCCAACCTCCTGCCTAAATGGGATTGGATCTTTAtggcttttaaaagtttttccaataaaatattcacaaataggGAAAACTTCTTGTTTCTATGCTGTCCTAACGTATGTTTTGGAAGTCGTTCTGCCCTCCCAAGCTGGCTGCTCCTTGAGACGAGAGACACTAGTGCCCAACGAAACAGACCCAGACGCCTGCCTGTTTGCTTGAGGCGGTTGGACGCTAACATGTAAAACTGCCTTTTAAAAACCGTTTTCTCCAGACTTGCTTGTTGGCTGCCTGTGTGGTTTGTTCCGTGTCGGCATGGCTGGTAGTTTCCAACAGGAAGTCTCGGTGGCTCTCCAGTTTGTGACCCAAGAAGTAGCCGCCGAGTGTCCGGGGTGCTGACTCCAGGCTGGTCTGTGTTCTAAGGTGAGTTCACCCTTGCTGCGTGTGCATCTGTCCTTCCAGCCCTGTGCTTTGACGGGCTCagagtctttctctttttttagagggagagagtgccCGTGCGTCCTCGCATGTCAGTGAGGGGGAGGGtccgagggagaaggagagagaatcttaagcagacccggctgagcgtggagcccgaggggcctgatcccacgaccccgacgtcatgacctgagccgaaatcaagagtcagatgcttaaccgactgaggcaacCAGACGCCTCTGCTGcagagtgattttattttttaaaaaagattttatttatttatttgagagagagggagggagagagcacgagaggggagaaggtcagaggaagcagcagaccccccatggagctgggagcccgatgtgggactcgatcccgcgactctaggaccatgatctgagtcgaaggcggtcacccaaccaactgagccacccaggcgcccccacagagttattttaaacaaatgtctTGACAGCCTCTGCCGGGGTTTGGGTGCCAGGCAGGGTATGGCCTGTAAGCTCCGAGGAGAATGTCAGAATACAGCTTTTCCggcaaaggaaggagcagaaagcAGTCTCTCGGTGAATGTTCCCACTGAAGTGGGTGCCCCCTCCCTCTGTAGCCTTTCTGGGTTTGGTCACTGCCTCCCGACTCCTGAGCCTGGGCCATTCCCCACTtgccacccctccccacacaccctgGTGGGATCTGCCGAAGAAGAGTAGTGAGCTCGGATACCAGGAGGGCTGGGCACTGCCGTCCCGTGGAGCATGCTCAGCGCTGGGCCCCAGAGACAGCAGTGACGACAGTGACAAAGACCAGACAGACgggcagagagaagggatggAGACACTTGGAAAGCTCCCCAGCCCCCCAAGCTAGAATGCCGTGCCAGGATGCTTCCGAGGCCCTGTAGGAAGGGACAGCGCGGGTGGGGGCTGCTGTTGGAGGCTCTGCTCAGGCCCGAGTCGAGGTGGCACCGTGCCGGATGGAGACGCTGAAGCAGACGCCAAGACCTGcgcggggcagggcaggggaggagacCAGGAGCTCCTAGCGTAGCTTGCTGTCCTCCTCGGGTGCCCCTGTGTCCTGTTGGAAATGCTCCTGTAGCGTGTGGCCCACGGATCCTTAACGCCAGCGGGTGGGCAGGCTGAGCGGCCGGCCCTAGATCGGCCCAGGTCACTTGGGTCCTTTCCTGCCCTGAGTCCTTTATTTCCATGTGGAGCTGATTTCTGGGCTCTGCAGGCGACAGGGGCCTGCGGTGGGGCCGGCTGCTCGCGCGCGTTTGGGCTCGTGGTTGCCTAGGACGAGGCACACTCCGGCGGAGTGTAGCTCAGAGGGCTGTGCGGGAAGGGCCGGGAGTAGCGGTTCTGCTGGCTTCCCAGCGAGCAGGTTCCCAGcagagggaggcgggggagggggcacgCAGGCCGCCAGCTCGGGCTGTGCTGCTCGGCCCAGCTTGCGTCTCTGTAGCAGCTGCCGGTGGGGGCTGGGCCGGCGGGGGCCCACGGTGACCCTCCCTGTCTGGAGCTTGTTGGTGCCCGGGGGTCCCAGGCTTTCTCGGGGGTGTTCTTCCGGTAGCAGGCCTGGGCTTGGCGCTGCTCTGTAGAAGAAATAAGAAGCTCTtggcccaggtgccccatgttagCAGGGGCCAGAGCCCGGAAGGGAAGACAGCCAGGGAGTGAAGGACAGGGGGGCCGAGTGGCCCACGAGGTGAGGAGTTTCTTCGTGGAAAGCCTCCTAATTAGTCCATGGGTTGGGAAGGTTTATCGTTCCAAAACACCCACCTGCTTCTGCGGAAGCCCTTGGAGGTCCTGCACGGGCAGGGTGGAGAAGCCACCGCCCCGACGAGCCTGTGCGGGAGGGAGCAGAATTCGCAGAAGTCGGAGCTGGATCCTACCCACGCGAGTCTGGGCCGCAGACTGAGTCTGGCCCAGCCCTGCGCACCCTGTGCTGGACACGGGTCTTGGAGTGGAGCTGGGCAGAGGGTGGGTGTCAGATGGCCCCTGGGGCTCAGCTCCTACCCCTGGCAAAGCCTGGCCACCACCCTCCTCTCTGCCATCCAGTGGCCTCCGGTGGGTGGCAGTGTTTCCTGGGGGGGCCAGGCCTGGGATGCCTTGGGTTggccttgggggtggggcaggatgcAGGATCCTGGGGAGGGGCCCGGGTAGAGGGGTGATGCGTGGTTTCCCTCCTGTGTTGTTGGCCAGTGTCCTGTGGCTGAGGGGGGGCCCTGGGCCCTAGTGGGAGCTGGCAGTGACCCGGCTGGTCCTCAGCCACACCCAGCCAGCCTCGGTCTGCCCCCAGCCTCTTGGGCGCATGGTGAGGAGACGGCCAGGTGCACCCTGGCCGGCTGGTTTTCTAGCCTTGGGGCCCTGCTGGCTGCATGACAGACCCCTCCAGAAGTGGGGTGCTGATTGCTCTCTTACAGCCTGGGATTCCCTGCACCCCTCCAAGTCCTGTTGATTTTCGCTCTTAACTGTCCTTCAAATCTAGCTGTGTCATTACAAAAAAACTTTACTAAGAAACATATAATACCaggttccaggggcgcctgggtggctcagtgggttaagcctctgccttcggctcaggtcatgatctcagggtcctgggggtcgagccccgcatcgggctctctgctcagcagggctcccgcctgcctttctgccgacttgtgatgtgtctgtcaaataaataactaagtaaatctttaaaaaataataataccaggTTCTAGGTCATGAGCAATCGGCCTGTACTGAGCCGCCGGACCGGGAGGTGGGCCGGTCCTGTGTCGCAGAGCCCCGTGCTGGCCTGCATCGCTGCCTCCTGCTTTGGGAGCCTCTTGCAGATGGATTCCAGTGGTGCCACGTGGCTGCTTTCCTTCAGCTTCTGCGGAGCTCTGCCTTCCAGCTGTGGGCTGTGACGAGTACGGGGTGGGGTTTAGGCTCCCTTGGGGGTAAATCCCATCTCACGACCCAGTTCACCCTTGAGGAGACGGGACGGTGTTGCTGTGaacacaggtgccccttcttctggTACAGTCTGGAGTGGGGGGGCCGCAGTCCCGCAGGAAGGGCCCAGAAGCTCGAGTGACCTCAAGGTACTGTCCCCCGACCTGGGTAGCGTCCCCCTTGTGGGTAGTGGCCTGGTGACTGGAACCCTGATGAGTCTGGCAGGGGGCACCTGTGCCAGGGCTGTGCCCCTCTACCTCAGGGTGCTGCTCCGTATGCGTCTGCGCTCCCTGCGTGCCGTGGAGACAGGCCCCCTGTGGGCAGAGGCGGCTTCTCGGGGCTGCGGCCTTTTTAGTCTTTTCGTGGTGTCTTGATGGACGCTGGTTCCTGACTTGGGCACAGACTAACTCACCGGCCGCATGAACAAGagtctgttttcttctggaagcgTTGTTGTCTTCCCTTCATGTTGGCATCTGCGGTGCGAATCCACCGGTTTCAGAACAGTAGGTCCTGGTAGCCCACTGGGTGCCAACCACCCAGATCTGGGTCTGCCGGCACAGGTGGACCCTCTGTGGTCGTTTGCCAGGTCTTGTTCCTTGGGGGCCCCCCACTTCTGCCTGTGATcacctggaggcagggtctcacgGCAGCTGGAGGGGCCTCTCCAGAGGTGCCCAGCTTTCCTCCAGGACAGGTGCCGCTTGTGCTTCCCAGACTAGTGTGCCCCGCTGCTGGCCGTGGGCCAGGTGAGCCTCCTTTGGCCCGAAGCGCATGCACTTACCACACTTCCTTCCGCCGCAGGGCATTTGCACAGGctgtcctccccctccctgcctagCTCTCCCGGACTTGTCCCCACCTGCCCCCGCGGCAGCCCTCCCAGAGCCCGGGAGAGCCTGTGTAGCCTTGATGTGGCCTGAGGGTGCCGTCTGCCTGCAGGTCCCGGAGCAGTTGCACCCGCCATGGACCCAGACCCCCAGGCAGGCGTACAGGTGGGCATGCGCGTGGTGCGCGGCGTGGACTGGAAGTGGGGCCAGCAGGATGGCGGCGAGGGCGGCGTGGGCACCGTGGTGGAGCTTGGCCGCCACGGTAGCCCGTCGACCCCTGAGCGCACGGTGGTCGTGCAGTGGGACCGCGGCACCCGCACCAACTACCGCGCGGGCTACCAGGGCGCCCACGACCTGCTGCTCTACGACAACGCGCAGATCGGTGCGTGCGTGTCCGCGTGCGGGAGCCCGCGCGGCGCCTGGGGCGTGGGGGGCGGGGCCCGGCGCGCCCTgaccccgccctgcccccaggcGTCCGCCACCCCAACATCATCTGCGACTGCTGCAAGAAGCACGGGCTGCGGGGCATGCGCTGGAAGTGCCGCGTCTGCTTCGACTACGACCTGTGCACGCAATGCTACATGCTGGACAGGCACGACCTGGCCCACGCCTTCGAGCGCTACGAGACGGCCCACTCCCGCCCGTGAGTTCCTCGCCGGCCGCCCCCAGGCCCGGAGCCGGCCTCCCTGGTGGGAGCCCCAGTGGCCCGTGCTGGGAACTAACCCAGAGGCGCAGCTGGGGACACCCTGCTGGCCGGCCTAGGGGCCTCTGTCGCTGGAGGGGGCGTGCGGAGGGAACGAAGCTGGGAGGATCTCCTGGGCTGGGGcggccacccagaggccccacccACAAGAGGCTGCTGTCCCCTCTCCTGGACGGGTCCCCGcgcctgggggaggggtgtgtgtgcgaCCCCAGCTGCCTGCTGGCCGGAGCAGGAAGGGGGACCAGCCGTCTGGGCCAGCCCGCGTTCCTCActcctctgtttctctgtgcTGAGCCCTCCCGGGGCCAGGCTGCGCCCTGAGCTCTGGGGCCACCCTAACGGCTCAGCAGCTCAGTAGGGGCAGCAGGTGTGGAGGGAGGGCGGCGCACGTGGAGGCCACGCTGGGAGGGGGCCCGGAGTGGAGGGCGCTGACCAGCGGGGCCAGCCCTCCTCCCCGAGAGAGTCGGGTGGGGCCGGGCTCGAACCCGCGCCCGGCCTCCCTCGTGGCCCAGCGCCCACTCGCTCTCTTGCAGGGTCACCCTGAGTCCCCGCCAGGGCCTCCCAAGGATCCCGTTGAGGGGCATCTTCCAAGGCGCGAAGGTGGTGCGGGGCCCGGACTGGGAGTGGGGCTCGCAGGACGGTGAGTGGGGGTCTAGGCTGCCGCCGGCTGCGTGTGAGCCTTGTGGCACGGGCTTAGCCTGCCATGGGGCCTTTATCCCCcccaggaggggaagggaagccagGCCGAGTGGTGGACATCCGTGGCTGGGATGTGGAGACGGGCCGGAGCGTGGCCAGTGTGACGTGGGCCGATGGCACCACCAATGTGTACCGTGTGGGCCACAAGGGCAAGGTGGACCTCAAGTGTGTGGGCGAGGCGGCTGGCGGCTTCTACTACAAGGAGCATCTCCCAAGGCTCGGTAGGGTTTGGCCCCAGGGACACCACACCTGCCTGCCCAGCTGCCCTCCTGCCCTGGCTGGGTCCCGGGGCAGCgctgggccggggctgggggctgAAGTTGCGCCGTGGAGGGACGCGCCTGGCGGGGGTGATGCCGCTGAAGGGGGGCCTGTCGCCCGCCCCAGGCAAGCCGGCGGAGCTGCGGCGCAGGGTGAGTGCCGATGGCCAGCCTTTCCAGCACGGGGAcaaggttaagtgtctgctggaCACAGACATCCTCAGGGAGATGCAGGAAGGCCACGGCGGGTGGAACCCCCGGATGGCGGAGGTGAGCCGCCCCGCCTGCtgagcccccctcccctgccctccccacatcCCCTGGACCCCCAGCCCTCCCGCTCCCCCCAGCCACAGCCTCCGTGACCCGCCACAGTTTCTCGGAAAGACGGGCACCGTGCACCGCATCACGGACCGTGGGGATGTGCGCGTGCAGTTCGGCCGCGAGACGCGCTGGACCTTCCACCCTGGGGCTCTCACCAAGGTGCATGGGGGGCTGGGCTGAGCCCCGTCTGTTCGCTTCTGCACCCCTCCGGGTACCTCATCGGCTCTGGGAATGCCTTTCTCCAGTCCCTAGGGAACAGGGGAGGGCTTTGTGGGGTCCAGAGGGGCTGAGTTCCGCAGGGAGGGGGTCCTGGcgtgaaggggcagaggcaggtgaGGTGCTGGGCACTGGTGGAGGCTGGGGGCCGGCAGCCCGGGCACCAGCTTTCCTCCTGCTGGGCCAAGAAGCCACTGCAGCATTACCGGTGGGAAGTCACCTTCTAACACGTTCTTCAGTGGTGTGGCATGGGGATCACTTGGGGCAGTGGAAAGGCCCTTTAGGAAGAGGGTGGACACAGCCCAGGGGGGCGGGGACAACGGTGGGCACAGTGTTATGCGGACCAGGGCCCTGGGTGGAAGCATGTACCCCTAGCGCTGGGCTCTGGACTGGGGTTCTGGCCCCTAgaaggtgggggggttggggtgggttCCGGTTTGCAGTGTTAAGTCTCATGAGGGGAGGGCACAGGTGTGCGGGAAGTGGCCAGGAAAGgtttggggatgggggagaagtggctcctgccccccactcccatgGTCGTCTGGCCCTGCCTCCTGGTCGTCCCCGGGTCCCACCCCACTCCCTGTGCCAGTCTGGACTGGACTGGGCCACGccgtctgcttctccgtctgagTGGAGGGACAGGTCCACCTTGGCTTTCACCCCGGAGTTGGTTTTGGTCTTCTCTGGCTGTCACCTCCGTGGCTCCAGGGCTGCCCACCCCGGACTGACCTGGTCCCGTGCGACTCTCCTCCACCtctgaggcaggggctggggtcaAGTTCAGGTCTGCCTGTTCTGCGGAGGTGCCTCCTGCTCCGTGGCCCAGGGCAGCCACACCTGCCTGGGGGTGCCCCTCacgtgcctctctctctcactcagcaCAACGCCTTCTGGGTGGGCGATGTTGTGCGGGTCATCGATGACCTCGACACCGTGAAGCGGCTGCAGGCCGGGCACGGCGAGTGGACGGATGACATGGCTCCTGTGAGTGCCCCGGCGCCCAGCCCCGCCTCCCCTCCGGGCCTGCCGGGAGACGGGCGGGCGTtgaccttcctctctccccactcaggcCCTGGGCCGCGTCGGGAAGGTGGTGAAGGTTTTCAGGGACGGGAACCTGCGCGTGGTGGTCGGCGGTCAGCCGTGGACCTTCAGCCCCTCCTGCCTGGTGGCCTACCGGCCCGAGGAGGACGCCAACCTGGATGTGGCCGAGCGTGCCAGGGAGAACAAAAGTGCGGGAGCCCGGGCTGGGGCGGCCGGCAGGAGGCGGGGCCGCCCGGGCCGTCCCTTACCTGGAGCCCCGCCCCGCCTAGGCTCCCTGAGCGTCGCCCTGGACAAGCTGCGAGCCCAGAAGAGTGATCTTGAGCACCCGGGGAGACTGGTGGTAGAGGTGGCCCTGGGCAGTGTGGCCGGGGCCCTGGACCTGCTGAGGCGGCGCCCCGAGCAGGCGAGCTCCCGACGCCCCCGCCCCCCCTGCAGCCAGGCCCGGGGTCAGACCGGGACTGACCCGGGGGCTCTCCCGGCAGGTGGACACCAAGAACCAGGGGAGGACGGCGCTGCAGGTGGCCGCCTACCTGGGCCAGGTGGAGCTGGTGCGGCGGCTGCTGCAGGCCCGGGCGGCCGCGGACCTGCCGGACGACGAGGGTAACACGGCGCTGCACTACGCCGCCCTGGGGTGAGGCCCGGTccggggggggcggcgggggcggggggtgcagcCCATAGGCCAGTGGGCATCGCggccctgctgctccctctcctgtCAGGAACCAGCCTGAGGCCGCCCGCCTGCTCCTGAGCTCCGGCTGTGGGGCCAATGCCCTGAACGGCACCCGGAGCACAGCCCTCCACGTGGCCGTGCAGAGGGGCTTCCTGGAGGTCGTCCGGGTCCTCTGTGAGCGCGGCTGTGACGTCAACCTGCCCGTAAGTGCTGGGTCCGCTGGCCCCGGGCTCAAGGACACAATGGCGTTGGCCTTCCTGCCGAGTGACCCCTGGCCCCCCGCCGGCAGGATGCCCACGCCAGCACGCCTCTGCACTGTGCCATCTCCGCGGGTGCTGGTGCCAGCGGCATCGTGGAGGTCCTCACCGAGGTGCCGGGCATCGATGTCACCGCCACGAACAGCCAGGGCTTCACCCTGCTGCACCATGCGTCCCTCAAGGGCCACACGCTgtgagttgggggggaggggcgcacCCAGTGGACCAGACTCCCGTGGTGCTGCTGGACCACTGCGGGCACAGTCTCGACCCCAGGCACATCTCCCCGCTCCCCCAGAGCTGTCCGGAGGATTCTCGCTCGTGCGCGCCAGCTGGTGGATGCCAAGAAGGACGACGGCTTCACGGCCTTGCACTTGGCCGCCCTTAACAACCACCGGGAGGTGGCCCAGATTCTCATCCGCGAGGTGTGGACACGGGGCCCTGGACCAGCCCAGGGCCTTGGGGGTCAGGACCCAGCCGGGGTCCCTGGGCTGAGCCGGTGCCCACCCCCTCTGACCCTTCCTCAGGGCCGCTGTGATGTGAACGTCCGCAACCGGAAGCTCCAGTCCCCGCTGCACCTGGCCGTGCAGCAGGCCCACGTGGGGCTGGTGCCGCTGCTGGTGGACGCGGGCTGCAGCGTCAATGCCGAGGACGAGGAGGGGGACACGGCCTTGCACGTGGCGCTGCAGCGTCATCAGCTGCTGCCTCTGGTGGCCGATGGGGCCGGGGGGGACCCAGGGCCCTTACAGCTGCTGTCCAGGGTGAGGAAGTGTGGATCTGGGTGCTGCAGAAGTGGGCCGGACTGCCCAGCTGCAGGCAACCGGC
This Neovison vison isolate M4711 chromosome 2, ASM_NN_V1, whole genome shotgun sequence DNA region includes the following protein-coding sequences:
- the MIB2 gene encoding E3 ubiquitin-protein ligase MIB2 isoform X3; translated protein: MDPDPQAGVQVGMRVVRGVDWKWGQQDGGEGGVGTVVELGRHGSPSTPERTVVVQWDRGTRTNYRAGYQGAHDLLLYDNAQIGVRHPNIICDCCKKHGLRGMRWKCRVCFDYDLCTQCYMLDRHDLAHAFERYETAHSRPVTLSPRQGLPRIPLRGIFQGAKVVRGPDWEWGSQDGGEGKPGRVVDIRGWDVETGRSVASVTWADGTTNVYRVGHKGKVDLKCVGEAAGGFYYKEHLPRLGKPAELRRRVSADGQPFQHGDKVKCLLDTDILREMQEGHGGWNPRMAEHNAFWVGDVVRVIDDLDTVKRLQAGHGEWTDDMAPALGRVGKVVKVFRDGNLRVVVGGQPWTFSPSCLVAYRPEEDANLDVAERARENKSAGARAGAAGRRRGRPGRPLPGAPPRLGSLSVALDKLRAQKSDLEHPGRLVVEVALGSVAGALDLLRRRPEQVDTKNQGRTALQVAAYLGQVELVRRLLQARAAADLPDDEGNTALHYAALGNQPEAARLLLSSGCGANALNGTRSTALHVAVQRGFLEVVRVLCERGCDVNLPDAHASTPLHCAISAGAGASGIVEVLTEVPGIDVTATNSQGFTLLHHASLKGHTLAVRRILARARQLVDAKKDDGFTALHLAALNNHREVAQILIREGRCDVNVRNRKLQSPLHLAVQQAHVGLVPLLVDAGCSVNAEDEEGDTALHVALQRHQLLPLVADGAGGDPGPLQLLSRLQASGLPGSGELTAGAAIACFLALEGADLSYANHRGRSPLDLAAEGRVLKALQGCAQRFRERHAGGSGVAAAGPRLVLGPPNTVTNLHVAAPSEPEAAECLVCSELALLVLFSPCQHRTVCEECARRMKKCIRCQVAIGKKLRPDGTEVASATPAPGPPRQLVEELQSRYRQMEERITCPICIDSHIRLVFQCGHGACAPCGAALSACPICRQPIRDRIQIFV
- the MIB2 gene encoding E3 ubiquitin-protein ligase MIB2 isoform X1 → MDPDPQAGVQVGMRVVRGVDWKWGQQDGGEGGVGTVVELGRHGSPSTPERTVVVQWDRGTRTNYRAGYQGAHDLLLYDNAQIGVRHPNIICDCCKKHGLRGMRWKCRVCFDYDLCTQCYMLDRHDLAHAFERYETAHSRPVTLSPRQGLPRIPLRGIFQGAKVVRGPDWEWGSQDGGEGKPGRVVDIRGWDVETGRSVASVTWADGTTNVYRVGHKGKVDLKCVGEAAGGFYYKEHLPRLGKPAELRRRVSADGQPFQHGDKVKCLLDTDILREMQEGHGGWNPRMAEFLGKTGTVHRITDRGDVRVQFGRETRWTFHPGALTKHNAFWVGDVVRVIDDLDTVKRLQAGHGEWTDDMAPALGRVGKVVKVFRDGNLRVVVGGQPWTFSPSCLVAYRPEEDANLDVAERARENKSSLSVALDKLRAQKSDLEHPGRLVVEVALGSVAGALDLLRRRPEQVDTKNQGRTALQVAAYLGQVELVRRLLQARAAADLPDDEGNTALHYAALGNQPEAARLLLSSGCGANALNGTRSTALHVAVQRGFLEVVRVLCERGCDVNLPDAHASTPLHCAISAGAGASGIVEVLTEVPGIDVTATNSQGFTLLHHASLKGHTLAVRRILARARQLVDAKKDDGFTALHLAALNNHREVAQILIREGRCDVNVRNRKLQSPLHLAVQQAHVGLVPLLVDAGCSVNAEDEEGDTALHVALQRHQLLPLVADGAGGDPGPLQLLSRLQASGLPGSGELTAGAAIACFLALEGADLSYANHRGRSPLDLAAEGRVLKALQGCAQRFRERHAGGSGVAAAGPRLVLGPPNTVTNLHVAAPSEPEAAECLVCSELALLVLFSPCQHRTVCEECARRMKKCIRCQVAIGKKLRPDGTEVASATPAPGPPRQLVEELQSRYRQMEERITCPICIDSHIRLVFQCGHGACAPCGAALSACPICRQPIRDRIQIFV
- the MIB2 gene encoding E3 ubiquitin-protein ligase MIB2 isoform X2 translates to MDPDPQAGVQVGMRVVRGVDWKWGQQDGGEGGVGTVVELGRHGSPSTPERTVVVQWDRGTRTNYRAGYQGAHDLLLYDNAQIGVRHPNIICDCCKKHGLRGMRWKCRVCFDYDLCTQCYMLDRHDLAHAFERYETAHSRPVTLSPRQGLPRIPLRGIFQGAKVVRGPDWEWGSQDGGEGKPGRVVDIRGWDVETGRSVASVTWADGTTNVYRVGHKGKVDLKCVGEAAGGFYYKEHLPRLGKPAELRRRVSADGQPFQHGDKVKCLLDTDILREMQEGHGGWNPRMAETGTVHRITDRGDVRVQFGRETRWTFHPGALTKHNAFWVGDVVRVIDDLDTVKRLQAGHGEWTDDMAPALGRVGKVVKVFRDGNLRVVVGGQPWTFSPSCLVAYRPEEDANLDVAERARENKSSLSVALDKLRAQKSDLEHPGRLVVEVALGSVAGALDLLRRRPEQVDTKNQGRTALQVAAYLGQVELVRRLLQARAAADLPDDEGNTALHYAALGNQPEAARLLLSSGCGANALNGTRSTALHVAVQRGFLEVVRVLCERGCDVNLPDAHASTPLHCAISAGAGASGIVEVLTEVPGIDVTATNSQGFTLLHHASLKGHTLAVRRILARARQLVDAKKDDGFTALHLAALNNHREVAQILIREGRCDVNVRNRKLQSPLHLAVQQAHVGLVPLLVDAGCSVNAEDEEGDTALHVALQRHQLLPLVADGAGGDPGPLQLLSRLQASGLPGSGELTAGAAIACFLALEGADLSYANHRGRSPLDLAAEGRVLKALQGCAQRFRERHAGGSGVAAAGPRLVLGPPNTVTNLHVAAPSEPEAAECLVCSELALLVLFSPCQHRTVCEECARRMKKCIRCQVAIGKKLRPDGTEVASATPAPGPPRQLVEELQSRYRQMEERITCPICIDSHIRLVFQCGHGACAPCGAALSACPICRQPIRDRIQIFV